One genomic segment of Sulfolobales archaeon includes these proteins:
- a CDS encoding signal peptidase I → MIRICRLFATTFIVALIALILLMLLWRFIEIPVFIAPVVGYSMVPTIYPGDLLIISRAEPRVGDVVIWCSSALFCVVHRVIEINGSSVVTKGDANLVPDEPISAQAIKGKAIAVIPFGSFILIFIIAAACIAVIRCMGRSR, encoded by the coding sequence ATGATTAGGATATGTAGGTTATTTGCAACCACCTTCATCGTAGCATTGATAGCATTGATCCTTCTAATGTTGCTGTGGAGATTCATAGAGATACCCGTGTTCATAGCACCTGTTGTAGGATATAGCATGGTTCCAACCATATACCCAGGAGATCTTCTGATCATATCGAGGGCAGAGCCCAGGGTAGGCGATGTTGTTATCTGGTGCTCCTCCGCCCTCTTCTGCGTTGTCCACAGGGTCATAGAGATCAACGGGTCATCGGTTGTTACCAAGGGAGATGCAAATCTAGTGCCGGATGAGCCGATATCAGCACAGGCAATAAAAGGAAAGGCAATTGCGGTGATCCCGTTTGGATCTTTCATCCTTATCTTCATCATAGCCGCTGCATGTATAGCTGTTATCAGGTGTATGGGGAGATCTCGATGA